A window of Kineococcus sp. NBC_00420 genomic DNA:
TTCGTCGTCGAGGCCGAGGGGACCGGGGTCGCCCAGACCCTCACCGCCCTCGGTGACGACCCGCACCAGTTCCGGGCCGACACCCTGCCCGCCTTCGGCGGCGCCGACGCCGAACCCAGCCCGCTCAGCTACGCCCTCGGGGCCCTGACCTCCTGCCACCAGGTCACCGGCAGCCTCGTCGCCAAGAGCCTCGGGCTCACCCTCGGCCGCTGGCAGTTGCGGGCCCAGGGCGACCTCGACCCGTCGGTCATCTCCACCGGCGCCGAGGGCAACGCCAACTTCGACGCCGTCACCGTCGAGGTGACCCTCGAGACCGACGCGACCCCCGAGCAGTTCGCGCGGCTGCAGGCCGAGACCGAGCGCCGCTGCCCCGTCACCCAGCTCTTCCAGCGCAGCGGCCTCGCCTTCACCAGCACCTGGAGCGCGGTCCCGCTGAGCGCCTGACGAGATGAGGAACGTTCGGCGGCTTCCCGGACGGCGGAAGCCGCCGAACGTCCCCCTCCCGTCGCGTCCCGCCGTGCACAGGGGTGCTCTGGACCGGTGCCTGTGGACGGTCCGGACCGTGGGCTCGACCGGATGTCCACCCTCGGTGGATGGACCTCCCCGAGCGCACCGCCGACCTCACCGCGGCAGGGATCAGCAAGGACGTCCTCGCCGGGCGCCGGTTCCGTCGGGTGCACCGTGGGATCCACGTCGCCGCGGACGTTCCCGACTCCCCGGACCTGCGCATCCAGGCCGCCTCCCGGTTGATGCGCCCCGGCGACGTGCTGGGTGGCTGGGCCGCGGCCAGGCTCCTCGGCGCGCGACACCTCGACGGCACCGGCCCCGACGGGCCCCAGGACGTCCTCATCCACCTGCCCAGGACGTCGAAGCTGCGCCCGAGGCCGGGCATCCGCTACCTGCGCTCGGGCGTCGAGGACGTCCGTGACGGCGCCGATCTGCCCGTGACCAGCCCCGAGCAGACGGTCGTCGACCTCATCCGGTGGGCGCAGGACCCGAGGGAGGGGATCGCGGCCGCGGAGTGCCTGCTGGCGACGCCGCTGGTCTCCGTCGCGGACGTCCGGGCCTTCGCGACGGCTCACCCGGGGATGCGGGGGCTGCCGTCACTGCGCAAGCTCCTCGAGCTGCTGAGCGAGCACTCGTGGTCCCCGGGGGAGACCCGGCTGCGACTGGTGTGGCAGTGCGACGCGGGTCTTCTCCGCCCCCTGGCCAACGTCGAGGTGTTCACCGCCGACGGGCACCGGCTGGGTGTGGTCGACCTGCTCGACCCCGTGACTGGTCTCGTCGCCGAGTACGACGGTCGGACGTGGCACGAGCGGCGGGCCCGCGAGGACCACCTGCGGGAGGCGCGTCTCGAGATCGTCGGGCTACGGGTGTTGCGCTTCTTCGAGCCCGACGTCACCATCCGCCGACCCCGCACCGTCCACCGCCTCCACGAGGCTCAGCGGCTCGGGCTCGCCGGCGCCGGGTGGTTCGCGCGACTCTCCGACGGTCGAATCGTCCGACCGGGCGGAGGAGTGGAACCTTCGGCGGCTCCTCAGGCGAGAACGGCCGCCGAACGTTCCACTCCCTGGCGAGACCTCGGCGGTGCTGCCGCCGCGTTCACCTCGCCGGGCTCCTGGTGGTGACGTCGGCGCAGGACCCGACGACGGTGACGTTGCGGGTGTCCTTGCCCCGGTACAGCGCCCGGTCCGCGCCGGCCATGACCTCCTCGGCGTCCATCCCCGGCAGCCACTCGCAGACCCCGACC
This region includes:
- a CDS encoding OsmC family protein is translated as MAKQTVPFVVEAEGTGVAQTLTALGDDPHQFRADTLPAFGGADAEPSPLSYALGALTSCHQVTGSLVAKSLGLTLGRWQLRAQGDLDPSVISTGAEGNANFDAVTVEVTLETDATPEQFARLQAETERRCPVTQLFQRSGLAFTSTWSAVPLSA
- a CDS encoding DUF559 domain-containing protein; this encodes MDLPERTADLTAAGISKDVLAGRRFRRVHRGIHVAADVPDSPDLRIQAASRLMRPGDVLGGWAAARLLGARHLDGTGPDGPQDVLIHLPRTSKLRPRPGIRYLRSGVEDVRDGADLPVTSPEQTVVDLIRWAQDPREGIAAAECLLATPLVSVADVRAFATAHPGMRGLPSLRKLLELLSEHSWSPGETRLRLVWQCDAGLLRPLANVEVFTADGHRLGVVDLLDPVTGLVAEYDGRTWHERRAREDHLREARLEIVGLRVLRFFEPDVTIRRPRTVHRLHEAQRLGLAGAGWFARLSDGRIVRPGGGVEPSAAPQARTAAERSTPWRDLGGAAAAFTSPGSWW